The proteins below come from a single Benincasa hispida cultivar B227 chromosome 4, ASM972705v1, whole genome shotgun sequence genomic window:
- the LOC120076848 gene encoding pentatricopeptide repeat-containing protein At2g29760, chloroplastic-like, translated as MAYARHLFDHFPDPKVALWNATFRGYFHNEFYREVIFLFAKMKSMDVRPNCFTFPLVLKSCAKIRAFVEGEEIHCEVIKGGFEGNQFVATTLIDVYSGGRVIGSAYKVFVGMLERNIVAWTSMISGYILCNDVALARRLFDLAPERDVVLWNIMVSGYIEIGDMEAARKLFDTMPYRDTMSWNTMLSGYANNGDVEACEKLFEEMPERNVFSWNGLIGGYAHNGRFFEVLRCFKRMLTDAVVVPNDATLVTVLSACARLGALDLGKWVHIYAATIGFKGNIYVGNALIDMYSKCGVIENAMEVFGSMDLKDLITWNSVICGLATNGCGVDALNLFHQMKITGEKPDGITFIGVLCSCTHLGLVEEGISYFNSMVHDYSITPQIEHYGCMVDLFGRAGLLDRAIEFVKRMPMEADAVIWAALLGACRIYKNIDLAELALQKLIQLEPKNPANYVMLSNIYGDLGRWKDVARLKILMRDTGSKKMPGCSLIEVNDSVVEFYSLDERHSQSKEIYGVLKGLMKLLRSFGYEPNIMELQQGS; from the coding sequence ATGGCTTATGCCCGCCATCTGTTCGATCATTTTCCTGACCCGAAAGTAGCGCTTTGGAATGCAACTTTCAGAGGGTATTTCCATAATGAGTTTTACAGAGAAGTGATTTTCTTGTTCGCAAAAATGAAGAGCATGGACGTGAGACCCAATTGCTTCACGTTCCCTCTTGTCCTCAAATCTTGTGCGAAGATCAGAGCATTTGTGGAAGGTGAAGAGATACATTGTGAGGTGATTAAGGGAGGGTTTGAAGGGAACCAATTTGTGGCTACTACGTTGATCGATGTGTACTCTGGTGGGAGGGTGATTGGGTCTGCGTACAAGGTGTTTGTTGGAATGCTCGAGAGAAATATAGTTGCGTGGACTTCCATGATTAGTGGCTACATTTTGTGTAATGATGTGGCACTTGCTCGCCGACTTTTTGACTTGGCACCGGAACGGGATGTTGTGCTGTGGAACATTATGGTTTCTGGTTATATTGAAATAGGAGATATGGAAGCTGCCAGAAAGCTGTTTGATACAATGCCATACCGAGATACGATGTCTTGGAATACAATGTTGAGTGGTTATGCAAATAATGGGGATGTTGAGGCTTGTGAGAAGCTGTTTGAAGAGATGCCTGAGCGGAATGTTTTCTCCTGGAATGGATTGATTGGAGGATATGCTCACAACGGGCGTTTCTTTGAAGTATTGCGTTGTTTCAAACGAATGCTAACCGATGCCGTTGTTGTTCCCAATGATGCCACCCTTGTCACTGTGCTATCTGCTTGTGCAAGATTAGGAGCCCTTGACTTGGGAAAGTGGGTTCATATATATGCTGCAACGATCGGGTTTAAAGGAAACATTTATGTTGGAAATGCATTGATAGACATGTATTCAAAATGTGGTGTAATAGAGAATGCAATGGAAGTTTTTGGAAGCATGGATTTAAAAGATCTTATTACTTGGAACTCTGTAATTTGTGGGTTGGCAACTAATGGATGTGGGGTAGATGCATTAAATTTGTTTCACCAGATGAAGATCACTGGCGAAAAACCGGATGGAATCACCTTCATTGGGGTGTTGTGCTCCTGTACCCATCTTGGGTTAGTTGAAGAAGGCATCTCTTATTTCAACTCAATGGTCCATGACTACTCAATTACGCCTCAGATTGAGCATTATGGTTGTATGGTTGATCTATTTGGCCGAGCTGGTCTTTTGGACCGAGCAATTGAGTTTGTGAAGAGGATGCCAATGGAAGCAGATGCTGTCATCTGGGCTGCTCTACTAGGTGCATGCAGGATTTACAAAAACATAGATCTGGCTGAGTTAGCTCTTCAAAAACTCATTCAGCTTGAACCCAAAAACCCTGCAAACTATGTCATGCTATCAAATATCTATGGAGATCTTGGTAGATGGAAAGATGTTGCACGGTTAAAGATTTTAATGAGGGATACCGGGTCCAAAAAAATGCCAGGATGTAGCTTGATTGAGGTGAATGATAGCGTAGTTGAGTTTTATTCCTTGGATGAGAGGCATTCTCAGAGCAAGGAAATCTATGGAGTCTTAAAGGGATTGATGAAATTGTTAAGATCATTTGGGTATGAACCAAATATTATGGAACTCCAGCAGGGATCATGA